A part of Ptychodera flava strain L36383 chromosome 11, AS_Pfla_20210202, whole genome shotgun sequence genomic DNA contains:
- the LOC139144374 gene encoding uncharacterized protein → MVGRPCLAENNDSWPVCELFDSESEANITANHVSLATSPPVEPVHGSLPTAYAKQDTASTADVTTDKCQDKHDIPVGIQYAMDINQYRDYNHLLRVSAYVLRFVRLLKNKEKCKQTLPSATELNNAELLWIAHVQREYYADTITSLRNNTKKYGALSKQLKLFIGEDSLLHTGGRLHNAKLDYYAKHPILLPREHHLTRMIVHDTHVRLKHSGPQSTITALRERYWIPSIRRIVNNELNKCVTCKRVDGRAYCKPLTAPLPRFRVIEVPPFNVTGIDYTGALYVRNPNTSNASKAYVCLISIHLRSDSCCTS, encoded by the coding sequence ATGGTGGGAAGGCCCTGCTTGGCTGAAAACAACGATAGCTGGCCCGTATGTGAACTGTTTGATTCTGAATCTGAAGCGAACATTACAGCTAATCACGTATCCTTGGCAACGTCTCCTCCAGTGGAACCAGTTCACGGATCACTACCCACTGCCTACGCGAAACAAGATACCGCGTCTACTGCGGACGTCACTACAGACAAATGCCAGGATAAGCATGACATTCCTGTCGGTATACAATATGCCATGGACATCAACCAATACCGCGATTATAACCACTTGCTACGCGTATCTGCCTACGTCCTACGCTTCGTACGTCTGCTGAAGAACAaggaaaaatgcaaacaaacatTACCATCAGCTACCGAACTCAACAACGCTGAACTACTATGGATTGCTCACGTCCAACGCGAATACTATGCGGACACTATCACTTCGCTCAGGAACAATACCAAGAAATATGGAGCTTTGAGTAAACAGCTGAAACTCTTTATTGGAGAAGATAGCTTGCTTCACACTGGTGGACGTCTTCACAATGCCAAACTCGATTATTACGCCAAACATCCTATCTTGCTGCCTCGCGAACACCACCTGACACGAATGATCGTGCACGATACACACGTTCGCTTGAAACATAGCGGTCCCCAGTCAACGATAACCGCTCTGCGAGAAAGATACTGGATACCCTCGATTCGACGCATCGTAAACAACGAACTGAACAAATGCGTTACATGCAAGAGAGTCGACGGACGTGCATATTGCAAACCTCTCACCGCGCCTCTACCTAGATTTCGCGTGATCGAAGTGCCACCTTTCAATGTAACCGGCATCGATTACACCGGCGCTCTCTACGTCCGAAACCCAAACACAAGCAACGCATCTAAGGCTTATGTATGCCTAATAAGTATTCACTTGCGCAGTGACTCGTGCTGTACATCTTGA
- the LOC139144376 gene encoding uncharacterized protein gives MTNPEVQTMLADRRTVWKFIPKRAPWFGGFYERMIGITKTSIKKVLGKSCVTFIELETLLTEVEASINDRPLTYVSSHVDDLTPLTPSQLVNGRNISGLPYAPPSDPTEYTPNVRNLNRRCEHLSSLLRTFWKRWSTEYLTALRERHLHTTDGTKHNIVKVGDVVLIHSDVDKRVNWHLARVTRLLPGEDGIVRTVEIKTKLGKTNRPVTKLYPLETSGIPSTADLTSRPVGNPPIDGDPTQLQNNTDEAIQTERARPTRKAAEVAMQKIKHWTC, from the coding sequence ATGACTAACCCTGAAGTACAGACTATGCTAGCAGATCGACGCACCGTATGGAAATTTATCCCGAAACGTGCTCCATGGTTTGGAGGATTTTACGAGCGTATGATAGGAATCACCAAAACCTCCATAAAGAAAGTACTTGGAAAATCATGTGTAACATTCATCGAGTTAGAAACCCTACTCACAGAAGTGGAAGCCTCTATAAATGATCGTCCACTGACTTATGTATCATCTCACGTTGATGATCTAACACCGCTAACTCCGTCACAACTAGTCAACGGAAGGAACATTTCCGGACTGCCTTACGCACCTCCTAGCGACCCCACGGAATATACTCCGAATGTTCGTAATCTCAACCGTCGTTGTGAACATTTATCATCGCTTCTACGCACATTCTGGAAACGATGGTCTACGGAATACTTAACCGCTCTCAGAGAACGACACTTACATACGACGGACGGTACCAAACATAACATTGTGAAAGTTGGTGACGTCGTACTGATCCACAGCGACGTGGACAAACGCGTGAACTGGCATTTAGCTAGAGTTACACGTCTACTACCCGGTGAAGACGGAATCGTACGCACCGTTGAAATCAAGACCAAACTGGGAAAAACAAATCGCCCAGTCACAAAGCTGTATCCGTTGGAGACTAGCGGAATCCCGTCAACAGCTGATCTGACGTCACGTCCAGTAGGGAATCCCCCCATCGATGGTGACCCAACTCAACTACAGAACAACACGGATGAAGCCATACAAACTGAACGCGCTCGTCCGACTCGCAAGGCTGCAGAAGTAGCCatgcagaaaatcaaacattggACTTGTTGA